A single Lactuca sativa cultivar Salinas chromosome 8, Lsat_Salinas_v11, whole genome shotgun sequence DNA region contains:
- the LOC111896065 gene encoding uncharacterized protein LOC111896065, whose product MSKYAKFLKELLTNRKKLEEVSQVVLNENCSAAMLNKLPKKMGDPGSLTFPCQFGNLATSYALEDLGASVNLMSYNFFKKLNLPDPKPIHMAIHLANKMVTFPKGI is encoded by the coding sequence ATGTCCAAGTACGCAAAATTCTTAAAAGAGCTACTCACTAATCGAAAGAAGTTGGAAGAGGTGTCCCAGGTGGTGCTTAATGAGAATTGTTCAGCTGCAATGTTGAACAAATTACCAAAGAAGATGGGGGACCCGGGTAGCTTAACTTTTCCATGCCAATTCGGAAACCTAGCTACTAGTTATGCATTAGAGGATTTGGGGGCGAGTGTTAATCTCATGTCATACAATTTCTTTAAGAAGTTGAACCTTCCAGATCCGAAACCAATCCATATGGCAATTCATTTAGCAAATAAGATGGTGACATTTCCAAAGGGAATATGA
- the LOC111896063 gene encoding uncharacterized protein LOC111896063: protein MPQRSIQVCEIFDVWGVDFMGPFLSSKGNKYILVVVDYVSKWAEAFGVPKALISDRGTHFANDQLAKVLQKYGVRHRFSTPYHPQTNVQTEITSRALKTIFERSVGSNRKDWADKLDDALWAFRTTFKTPVGTKPYRLQYGKNCHLPVKLEHKSYWALKTCNFEPNELRANRLLQMNALEELRNESYTNSLIYKDRTKRWHDARLKGNREFEEGQKVLL, encoded by the exons ATGCCTCAAAGGAGTATTCAAGTTTGTGAAATCTTTGATGTTTGGGGTGTGGATTTCATGGGACCATTTCTTTCATCCAAAGGCAATAAATACATACTTGTGGTGGTGGATTATGTGTCAAAATGGGCAGAAGC ATTTGGAGTGCCAAAAGCTTTAATTAGTGATAGAGGAACCCACTTTGCTAATGATCAACTAGCGAAAGTGTTGCAAAAATATGGTGTACGCCATAGATTTTCAACACCATATCATCCACAAACAAATGTGCAAACTGAAATTACAAGTCGGGCACTTAAAACGATTTTTGAGAGATCGGTGGGTAGCAATAGAAAGGATTGGGCGGATAAACTggatgatgcactttgggccttCCGAACTACATTCAAGACACCTGTTGGAACCAAACCCTATAGGCTACAATATGGTAAGAATTGTCATTTACCCGTGAAGCTTGAACATAAATCCTATTGGGCTTTAAAAACATGCAATTTTGAGCCAAACGAGTTGCGTGCAAATCGACTATTGCAAATGAATGCTTTGGAGGAACTGAGGAATGAGTCTTACACTAACTCATTGATTTATAAAGACAGGACTAAAAGATGGCATGATGCAAGGTTGAAGGGCAATAGGGAGTTTGAAGAAGGGCAAAAAGTTCTTTTgtaa
- the LOC111896064 gene encoding uncharacterized protein LOC111896064, whose protein sequence is MTVVTNEKKELIPTRTVTDSRVCIYYRKLNDVTCKDQFPLPFIDQMLERLSSHSFYCFLDGFSGYFQIPIDPIDQENTTFTCPSGTFSYRRMPFGLCNALTTFQRCMTTIFHDMVEKSMELFMDEFSIFGSSFHDFLTNLDLMFARCEKTNLVLNWEKCHFMVKEGIILGHKVSKTGIEVDRAKIDTIAKLPPPTNYLFTKRDAKPRLIRWVLLLQEFDIEIKDKKGMENVAADHLSRLENPARGEIDDKGTEDSFSEEYLMVIMGEELWYANIANFLAGDFLPKGLTHQQKKNLFSGIKYYLWDDPYLFRSCADGIIRRCVFDKEIRDILEHCHNGTVGGHHGVQFTAKKVFDAGFYWPTIFKDVATYVRECDAC, encoded by the exons atgacggTCGTCACAAACGAGAAGAAAGAGCTTATACCTACACGAACGGTAACCGATTCGCGGGTGTGCATCtattatcgaaagctaaacgatgTCACTTGCAAAGACCAATTTCCTCtcccttttattgatcaaatgcttgAGCGTTTATCAAGCCATAGCTTTTATTGTTTTTTAGATGGGTTTTCAGGCTATTTTCAAATCCCCATAGATCCAATTGATCAAGAGAATACCACTTTTACTTGTCCAAGTGGAACATTTTCTTATCGACGCATGCCCTTTGGGTTATGCAATGCGCTGACGACCTTCCAAAGATGCATGACGACAATATTCCATGACATGGTGGAAAAATCCATGGAATTATTCATGGATGAATTTTCTATTTTTGGCTCATCTTTTCATGATTTTCTTACTAACCTCGATTTAATGTTTGCTAGGTGTGAAAAGACCAATCTGGTATTGAATTGGgagaaatgtcactttatggtGAAAGAAGGCATTATATTAGGTCATAAAGTATCCAAGACGGGGATTGAGGTGGATCGGGCGAAAATTGACACTATTGCTaaattacccccaccaactaat TACTTGTTTACCAAGCGGGATGCGAAGCCGAGGTTGATCCGATGGGTGCTTCTACTTCAAGAATTTGACATCGAGATCAAGGACAAAAAGGGGATGGAAAATGTAGCTGCTGACCATCTTTCCAGATTAGAAAATCCAGCAAGGGGAGAGATAGACGACAAGGGTACTGAAGATAGTTTCTCGGAAGAGTACTTGATGGTGATTATGGGGGAAGAACTTTGGTATGCTAACATTGCAAATTTCTTGGCTGGGGACTTTCTTCCAAAAGGGCTCACTCATCAACAGAAAAAGAATCTCTTTTcaggaataaaatattatttatgggATGACCCTTATCTTTTTAGGAGTTGTGCGGATGGGATTATTAGAAGATGTGTATTTGACAAGGAAATCCGTGACATTCTAGAGCATTGCCACAATGGGACAGTAGGGGGACATCATGGTGTACAATTTACTGCTAAGAAAGTTTTTGATGCAGGGTTCTATTGGCCTACTATCTTCAAGGATGTTGCTACATATGTGAGGGAATGTGATGCTTGCTAG